The Psychrobacter sp. P11G3 genomic interval AACAAGTCACCAGAGAAAATCGCTGCTTCATCGCCGCCTGTCCCGGCACGAATCTCCAAAAACGCTGGCACTTTATCGTTAGGATCTTTTGGTAGCATCATCAGATTGAGTGCTTCTTCCATCTCTACGATGGTATCACGCGCACTCTCAATCTCATCGATCATCATCTCTTTCATGTCAGGATCTGTTGCATCAGCTAGCATCGCTTCTGCATCGGCCTGATCCGTTTCTGCACCCACGTAGTTTTGCCACAGTGTCGTGATCTCCATCAAGTCGCTGTGCTCAACAGACAATTCGCGGAACTTATTATTATCACTGATGACACTAGGATCTGATAATAAAGCGGTGACCTCTTCATAACGGTCTACCATCTGGTCTAAACGCAGGCGTAAGGATTCTTTCATAAAAGGACTTTTAATTGGATAAGAGGAATAAGCCCGTGATTATAGCAAATTTTTTGGGGTAAATTAAAACCTCTAATAATTCTTGTTGATATTGTCGGTAATCTCGATGCTATCTTCTCAAACATCTCTGTTTATATTTAGATGTCACAGCTTAATTTCAATAGCAAAAACAACAGACAAAAAAATAGCTAAGAAGACTCTTAGCTATTTTTATCAGGGCAAATAGTTAAAGTATTAGACCTTGCGAACTAAGACCGATCCAATAGAGTAACCTGCACCAAATGAGCAAATAACGCCCAAATCACCTGATACTAAGTCATCTTTGTGGCGATGGAATACAATCATAGGACTCGCTGAGCTGGTATTGGCAAATTCAGCAATAACACTTGGAGCAATCGACTTATCGGCATCTTTACCAACCACGGTACGCAGAATCAAATCCAACATATTGGCATTGGCTTGATGCAACCACATCATCTTAACATCAGATGTTGGGATGTCGTTTTCTTGCAAGTGCTCAGTGATGATCTCTGACACTTTTGGACAGACTTCACGGAATACTTTACGACCGTTTTGCAAAAACAGCTTGTCAGTGACCGGTGCTTTGATATCTGGATACATTTCAGTCTGCGCTGCTAGATACTCTGAGCGATCCATAAAGCCGTATTCGTTTTTGATGTTGGTCGAAAACTGAGTAAATAGCTTAGAGTTTAGAATCTCGTAACCTTTTGGCGTATCTAATTCTTCAACGATAGAAGCGGTCGCTACATCACCGAAGATAAAGTGGCTGTCACGGTTACGCCAGTTTAGATGCGCTGAGGTAATCTCAACGTTGACCACAGCAATACGCTTGGCCAAACCAGAGATGATAGAACCATGTGCTTGTGACAGACCAAAAGTCGCCGCACTACACGCAACGTTCATATCATAAGCAAAGCCGCCAATCATACCAATTTCGTTTTGGATTTCGATAGCAACTGCAGGATAAGTACGCTGGAAGTTTGAGCAAGCAAGGATGATACCGTCTAAGTCATTGGCCTCAAGTCCAGCATCAGCCAAGGCATCTCTAAGTGCTGCTGCGCCCATTTCAGCCATGACCGACAGCTCTTCACCCAAGTTACGGTAAGGAATAACTGGCGCCATAATTTCAGTATTTAAGATACCTTCTTTTTCCATCACATAACGTGATTTAATACCAGATACTTTTTCGATAAACGCAGCTGAAGAAGGCTCAAGTGCCGTCACTGTCTCTGCAGCTATCTCTTCAGCATGTTCGGTATTATAGTTTTCAACATACTGGTTAAATGACTCAACTAGCTCTTCGTTACTAATGCTGTAAGGTGGGATATAAAGACCAGTGCCTGTGATACAAGTCGTCATGATAAGCTTCCTTGTCTACTACTGTGGTGCTTGGAATAAGCATAAAAGTGGAAAAATAATAGCCATTCAAATTCAGTGAATAACTGTAAACTTAAAATCAGTGTGTTTATTATGCCTGAATATTATAATTTTTCTAATACTTTGTTACAAATAATCTGTTTCTTGCCATAAATTAGCAAAGACTGCCGTCCTTTTTCGATAGCTACGTTATAATTAGCATCATTTATTCTGTACTATTCATCGAACTATTTTAATAATTCAGAATATTGATACGCGCTCATATTTAGGAATACTAATGGCAGAACTTCTCAACTGGTTATTTGGTCAATACGCTGACTACTCTACAATATTCATCATTCTTGAACTGATTGCCGTTGTCTTTGGCGTAGCAAGTGTCTTACTCGCCAGCAAAACCAATATCCTAGTCTTCCCTATTGGTCTGGTCAGCACTGCTATATTTGTGTACCTACTGTGGAAGTGGCAGCTGTTTGGCGATATGTTCATCAATGCTTACTATACCGTGATGAGCTTGTATGGCTGGATTAACTGGTCAAAGAACAAGAAAAACCATTCTGTTGAGCACAAGCAGTCAAATGCCAATAATGTCCGTATTGAACATTTACATGCAGGTGACATCCCGATACTTTCTGCTTTGGCAGCGGGAACGATAGCTTTTGTAGGCTTGGTTTATTATTTCCGTCCAGTAATTAATAATGGCTTTAGTTTCGATGGTGCGGTACTTGGAATCCATCTATTTACTTGGGTCGATTATACTGACATGCTCACTACGGCTTTGTTTTTGATGGCGATGTGGCTCATGGCACGGCGCAAGATTGAGCATTGGATACTCTGGATCATCGCTGATGCGATATCGGTACCACTATACTTTTATAAAGGTTTTACTTTTACCGCGCTACAATATGTAGTCTTCACTCTTATCGCAATCTGGGCATACTATGAATGGCAACGACGCTACCGTGTACAACCTCGAGCAGCATACGCCTAAATCTGTCATCAACGTCGCGGTTTTAGGGGCAGAAAGTACGGGTAAGACGACCTTATGTCGTGATTTGGCCGCGCATTTTGATGCTCCTTGGGTGTCAGAATATATGCGTACCTACTTACAGGCAAAATGGGACGACGAGCAGCTGACTTGTACGTGGGAGGACCTGCTCCCTATCGCACAGGGGCAAATTACACTAGAAAATACCCTAGCCAAACAGGTCGCTCAGACGTCTGATGCTAGTCATTATTTGTTTTGCGATACCAGTCTGTTTGAACTAATGGTTTATTCTTATTGGTATTATGGCGCCTGCCCTGTGGCCCTTGAGCAAGCAGCGTTGGCGCATCACTATGATTTAATATTATTGACTGATGTTGATACGCCATGGGTCGCCGATGACCTGCGAGACAGTCCGCATCAACGCGATGAGATAAGCAACTATTTTGCCAGTCAATTAAGCAAGCATCAAAAACCATTTCAACGCATTAGTGGCGATAGAAAAGCGCGCATTCAGAAAGTAGTAGCGAAGCTCGCTAATATAGACAACATATTGCCTGACTAAAGCTAAATAGCTATACCCAAAAACTTATTCATATTTGTGTCTTTAAGACTTTCTTGTCTTTAAAACTTAAGAGATACCCATGCTAAAGAAGTTTGAGCTTTATTTAGAAAAAACCATATTTAATAGCCGCTGGATACTGGCACCTTTTTATCTAGGATTAGTGCTAGGCATTATTTTATTATTTATTAAGTT includes:
- a CDS encoding ATP-binding protein, with product MYNLEQHTPKSVINVAVLGAESTGKTTLCRDLAAHFDAPWVSEYMRTYLQAKWDDEQLTCTWEDLLPIAQGQITLENTLAKQVAQTSDASHYLFCDTSLFELMVYSYWYYGACPVALEQAALAHHYDLILLTDVDTPWVADDLRDSPHQRDEISNYFASQLSKHQKPFQRISGDRKARIQKVVAKLANIDNILPD
- a CDS encoding beta-ketoacyl-ACP synthase III, giving the protein MTTCITGTGLYIPPYSISNEELVESFNQYVENYNTEHAEEIAAETVTALEPSSAAFIEKVSGIKSRYVMEKEGILNTEIMAPVIPYRNLGEELSVMAEMGAAALRDALADAGLEANDLDGIILACSNFQRTYPAVAIEIQNEIGMIGGFAYDMNVACSAATFGLSQAHGSIISGLAKRIAVVNVEITSAHLNWRNRDSHFIFGDVATASIVEELDTPKGYEILNSKLFTQFSTNIKNEYGFMDRSEYLAAQTEMYPDIKAPVTDKLFLQNGRKVFREVCPKVSEIITEHLQENDIPTSDVKMMWLHQANANMLDLILRTVVGKDADKSIAPSVIAEFANTSSASPMIVFHRHKDDLVSGDLGVICSFGAGYSIGSVLVRKV
- the pnuC gene encoding nicotinamide riboside transporter PnuC, yielding MAELLNWLFGQYADYSTIFIILELIAVVFGVASVLLASKTNILVFPIGLVSTAIFVYLLWKWQLFGDMFINAYYTVMSLYGWINWSKNKKNHSVEHKQSNANNVRIEHLHAGDIPILSALAAGTIAFVGLVYYFRPVINNGFSFDGAVLGIHLFTWVDYTDMLTTALFLMAMWLMARRKIEHWILWIIADAISVPLYFYKGFTFTALQYVVFTLIAIWAYYEWQRRYRVQPRAAYA